Proteins encoded together in one Lathyrus oleraceus cultivar Zhongwan6 chromosome 5, CAAS_Psat_ZW6_1.0, whole genome shotgun sequence window:
- the LOC127081884 gene encoding uncharacterized protein LOC127081884: MEILCFCLDLVEQQLCLVSELSGFLETRESCYKVILNSWDVIDKIASQPNGLSILSNKFNICYPLEHSHELKDYLRLLYNSAAQYSFPLVMDICKAIDGAAFGSDALSRIYGAAVVYEGNNTCKVNPKEYDVKPFYGWHWQICSEIVMLIGIGNSSMFQPKPFNFESYVKKCMKDFDVIHVKYCGGHNIKLVLQKFGSNIIFSNGLRDPYGSGGCLNDISDSLVELLMVNGTHCMDILAADEDDPSWLVEQRKKEVMIIHRWIREYYDELDANGI, encoded by the exons ATGGAGATACTTTGTTTTTGTCTAGATTTGGTAGAACAACAATTATGTCTTGTTTCTGAATTATCTGGATTTCTG GAAACCCGTGAAAGTTGCTACAAAGTTATATTAAATTCTTGGGACGTCATTGACAAAATTGCTTCTCAGCCAAATGGTCTTTCCATTTTGAGCAATAAATTCAACATATGCTA TCCATTAGAGCATAGCCATGAATTGAAAGACTATTTGCGGTTACTTTATAACTCTGCAGCTCAGTACAGTTTTCCTCTAGTTATGGATATCTGTAAGGCCATTGATGGAGCTGCCTTTGGAAGTGATGCCCTCAGTAGGATATACGGAGCTGCTGTTGTTTACGAAGGAAACAACACATGTAAAGTTAATCCAAAAGAATATGATGTAAAGCCATTTTACGGTTGGCATTGGCAG ATTTGCAGTGAAATTGTGATGCTCATTGGTATTGGGAATTCTTCCATGTTTCAACCCAAACCATTCAACTTCGAGAGCTATGTTAAAAAGTGTATGAAAGATTTTGATGTCATACATGTCAAGTATTGTGGAGGTCAT AATATAAAGCTAGTTCTTCAAAAGTTTGGAAGCAATATTATATTTTCAAATGGACTAAGAGATCCTTACGGTAGTGGCGGGT GTTTGAATGACATATCTGACAGTCTTGTTGAACTTCTTATGGTTAATG GAACCCATTGTATGGATATTCTTGCTGCCGATGAAGACGATCCCAGCTGGTTGGTTGAGCAAAGGAAGAAAGAAGTGATGATTATCCACAGGTGGATTAGAGAATACTACGATGAACTTGATGCAAATGGGATATGA